The Candidatus Nezhaarchaeota archaeon genome segment AATCACAGACAATGTGTACGTCATCCACATCTTAATACTAGCGAATGTGTACGTTGTCTTTGCCTCAAGTTGGGACTTAATTTCAGGCTATACCGGTCAAGTTAGTTTAGGACATGCTCTCTTCTTCGGAGGAGGAGGTTACCTAACGGCCCTTCTTACAATGCGGCTTGGCGTATCACCGCCTCTTTGTCTTTTAATTGCCGGGATTTCTATGGCGGGCCTTAGCCTAGTAGTGGGAGTGCCTTGCTTAAGGCTCTCAGGGCCGTATCTCGCAATAGCGACTCTGGCCTTTGCAGAGGTTGTAAGGTCTTTAGTAATTGCGTTTCCGCATATAACGCGTGGAGATGAGGGAATACCCCTTACATACTTAGTACGTGGAATAGTGCCTAATTACTACATCTCACTTGTGCTAATGGTATCCATGGTAGGCGCGATGTATTTAATCGCGAACCGTTACTTTAGGGTACCGTTCATCGCAATAAGAGAGAATGAAGCTGTAGCAAAGGCATCAGGCATAAACACTGCAAGGTATAGACTTCTGGCCTTTACATTAAGTGCCTTCTTTAGTGGGGTAATTGGGAGCTTCTATGCACTCTACGCCATGGCAGTAACTCCGCATGAATTGTCCATTGATATGTCTATACTCCCCTTAACAATGAGCATAGTCGGCGGAATGGGGACTATAACAGGCCCCGTTCTTGGAGCATACGCCCTCACAATTTTAACTGAGGCACTTCGTGCCCTCATTTACAAAGTACGCATCTTAATCTATGCCTTGCTATTAGTAATATTTGTGATACTGATGCCAGGCGGCATTATTAAAGCACTTAGTGATCTTGTTAAAACTTATAAAGCCCGCTTTGCGTCATTAAGAGCTTAGTGACCATTTGATATATATCAATAGGCTTATTTATTAGTAAAAGCCAAAACCTAAGCTCCACCTATACGGCCTTAACGACGTTTTTCTTGAGGTTAGCTCTCCTGGATGAGACTGTAA includes the following:
- a CDS encoding branched-chain amino acid ABC transporter permease, which gives rise to MFNELRARINVIKLFFWIVPLAILTVVPIITDNVYVIHILILANVYVVFASSWDLISGYTGQVSLGHALFFGGGGYLTALLTMRLGVSPPLCLLIAGISMAGLSLVVGVPCLRLSGPYLAIATLAFAEVVRSLVIAFPHITRGDEGIPLTYLVRGIVPNYYISLVLMVSMVGAMYLIANRYFRVPFIAIRENEAVAKASGINTARYRLLAFTLSAFFSGVIGSFYALYAMAVTPHELSIDMSILPLTMSIVGGMGTITGPVLGAYALTILTEALRALIYKVRILIYALLLVIFVILMPGGIIKALSDLVKTYKARFASLRA